The DNA window CGTCAACTCCGGCTCGCAACATACCTACAACCCCTACAGCGGTAACCGCGACGCAGGCTTCGATCAGCTTGTTCCGGCCCGGATAACCGGTCAGCAATACATAGCCGTTCATGGCCAGAACAACGCCAATGCGTCTGACTACGTCTTTGTCGTCGCGATTGAAAAAGCGACCAGCCTTACCATTACGGGTCCGGCTACGGCAAACGGGCCACCCACATCCCTGACCACCATCACGCTCGACGCCGGGCAGGTATACACCTACAACCTGACCAACTCGGCCTTTAGCCGGGCGTTTCAGTTTACGGGTAACAAAAAATTCTACGCCTACCAGGTTTCGTCGGTAGCTGCCAACGAGTATGGCATGGCGATTCTGCCAGCCATCACGAATTGCACGGGTAGTATACGTACAGATTTCTTCCGCAACGTGGGCAGCACAATCGAGCAGGCCCTCGTCGTCATTCCCACCTCAGCCCTGCCGAGTCTGCTGTTCAACAATCAGTCGTACACGGCCAGGGGGTCGGTCAGAGACAGTGTGCGCGTAAATGGCACGGCCTATTCCGTCGTCAGTTTTACCGCCAATACCGCTTCGCCCTTTAGCCAGGCCAACGTACTGACCGCCAGTCAGCGGTTTCACGTCGGCGTCATCAGCGGGTCAAGTGCTACAGGCAATTTTGGCTACTACTCAAACTACGATGCGCCGGTCGACGTGCTGGACCCCACGTCTAACCAGCCGACCAGTTTCTACCGCGCAGCCCAGGTTACGCCCGGTCAGCGGAGACAGCACTGCCTTCGGCTGAACAGCTGTGGTAGCACCAACTTCATCCAGAACGTCGTCGGTGGCACCCTGACCGGCTCCGTCAGTATCGACCCATCAAACAACACCTGCCTGCTGTACACGATGCGCAGTAATGCCCCTAACTGCGGGCGGGATACCATCCGGGTAACGGTCGTCAACGAACTGGGACAAACCGGCTCGGTCTGCCTTGAATTCGTCAATTCATCGAACACGATACAGCCGACGATTACCCCCGAAACCCTGCTGTTTGCCGCCCCACGGGGGCAACCTCGCTCACGGCATCCGCCAACAGCACAGGTGGCCCCTACACGTATCAGTGGATCACAGCCGATCAGCAGCTGCTAACGACGGCGGTTATCTCGACAACCAGCACAGGGCGGTTCAGGCTTACCGTGACCGATGCCGCCGGTTGTCAGGACACAACCTCAGTCGTCGTTACGGGCGATACGCCAGCCATTGGTTTCGTTGGCAGTTCAGCAACAGCCTGCATCGGCTCGTCGTCACCATACAGCGTCAGCAGCACGTCGGGCACTTACAGCTGGACGGTCACGGGCGGCACCATCGCCAGCGGGGGAACGCCTACCAGTACGACCGCACTGGTAAACTGGACAGCCACGTTGGGCACGCTGCGCGTATCGGTCACCAGTGCCAACGGCTGTACGGCCGTCACCAGTCTGACCGTCACGGCCTACTCCGCCCCTACGCTGTCGACAGCGGCCGTGCCTCCCACGTGCTTCGGGGCCAGCGACGGGCGCATCACGCTGACGGCCAGCGGTGGCAATCCGCCCTTTACGTATGCCTGGTCAACTGGTGCAACGACGAAAGACCTTACCAACGTAATAGCGGACAAATACACCGTTACCGTCACGTCGGGCTGCCCGTCAACCACCACTGTACGGCTGGCAGACCCTTATCCTATACTCTGCCCGAAAGTAATTCTCAGGCGACTTTGACCTGCGCAACCGCTACGCTTTCTACGTTCTTCCTTTTACCGGGTTGCCCTTCTCCTTACCTTTGCATTTTTATCGCAATGCCGCCGTATGGAGATTTCCTATAAATGGTTACAAACGTTCATTGATTTACCCGAGTCGCCCGAAGAAGTAGGCAAACGCCTGACCGGAACGGGTCTTGAAGTCGAAGGTATTGAGCGGTTCGACGCTGTGCCGGGTGGCCTCGAGGGGTTGGTCGTGGGCGAAGTATTGACCTGTACCAAACACCCCGATGCCGATTCACTTAGCCTGACCACTGTCGACGCGGGCGATTCGGCCCCCTGTCGATTGTCTGCGGTGCACCTAATGTCGCTGCCGGTCAGAAGGTTATAGTGGCAAAAGTGGGCGCTACGCTCTACCCCGCCGGTGGTGAACCGTTTACGATCAAAAAAGCAAAAATCCGGGGAGCCGCTTCGGAAGGAATGCTCTGTGCCGAAGACGAAATCGGGCTCGGGCAGTCGCACGCGGGCATCATGGTTCTGTCGACCGACCTGCCCAACGGCACTCCGGCCGCGCGCTATTTCAACCTCGAAGCCGACTACCAGATTATCATCGGTCTGACGCCCAACCGCATCGACGCAGCCTCGCACCTCGGTACCGCCCGCGACCTCCACGCCGTACTGAACCAGCCGCTGCGCCTGCCCGACGTAAGCCGCTTCACCGTCGACAATACATCCCTTACGCTGGACGTACGCGTTGAGGACGTTGCCGCCTGCCCGCGCTACACAGGTCTGACAATCAGCAACCTGACCGTCGGCGAATCGCCCG is part of the Spirosoma rhododendri genome and encodes:
- a CDS encoding IgGFc-binding protein: MKSVLLVLFVSISFLSISSTVAFAQTAEICNNGIDDDGDNLIDCQDPDCPECAQAVTCAQPNIYYLPTIYGNPSVGNTQYGTQDLILSTRSANAIVTIRTPDGSFSQQVVLTSATSTSIALPLSVVMSPNPNTKERNKGLILQSDQPIQATYRLTPLNNQDIISLKGKAGLGYAFYAGSQTRLSTTQNAVDQRHFVSVMATEANTTIRIRSPTPLLGVTNPSNFTISLNAGETYMVTSTTLTTTTSSNSSVAGLLVTSDKPVAVNSGSQHTYNPYSGNRDAGFDQLVPARITGQQYIAVHGQNNANASDYVFVVAIEKATSLTITGPATANGPPTSLTTITLDAGQVYTYNLTNSAFSRAFQFTGNKKFYAYQVSSVAANEYGMAILPAITNCTGSIRTDFFRNVGSTIEQALVVIPTSALPSLLFNNQSYTARGSVRDSVRVNGTAYSVVSFTANTASPFSQANVLTASQRFHVGVISGSSATGNFGYYSNYDAPVDVLDPTSNQPTSFYRAAQVTPGQRRQHCLRLNSCGSTNFIQNVVGGTLTGSVSIDPSNNTCLLYTMRSNAPNCGRDTIRVTVVNELGQTGSVCLEFVNSSNTIQPTITPETLLFAAPRGQPRSRHPPTAQVAPTRISGSQPISSC
- a CDS encoding SprB repeat-containing protein gives rise to the protein MTDAAGCQDTTSVVVTGDTPAIGFVGSSATACIGSSSPYSVSSTSGTYSWTVTGGTIASGGTPTSTTALVNWTATLGTLRVSVTSANGCTAVTSLTVTAYSAPTLSTAAVPPTCFGASDGRITLTASGGNPPFTYAWSTGATTKDLTNVIADKYTVTVTSGCPSTTTVRLADPYPILCPKVILRRL